From Triticum aestivum cultivar Chinese Spring chromosome 4A, IWGSC CS RefSeq v2.1, whole genome shotgun sequence, a single genomic window includes:
- the LOC123087091 gene encoding protein POLLEN DEFECTIVE IN GUIDANCE 1, whose amino-acid sequence MSLRSGGRKLSFELLSSGLPADDDVDDDTSPRSLPETSSDGQRRRRRRSRRKQGGLQSPPIAEEEPRVDAHPPAALRVADLMPVVEKVCQTSDAERSATSCVAYVGVELRQRNVAGNGRAVTFAEDAASSCGSSSRESAAAAAAAAAVPDVIDPARRPEANGVVKKLEKDESLDWEKYIKENSNVLGEVERRDNSPFRYFIGEMYSGNSLRSTIAVGNDKKRQRVYNTMFHVPWRCERLIVAGFFVCLDSFLSLLTIMPARIVMTVWRILKTRQFLRPNAADLSDYGCFVVLALGVASLQMIDISLIYHVIRGQGTIKLYVVYNVLEIFDKLCQSFGEDVLQVLFNSAEGLSTCSTDRVTFELLRFLLDGAIAVLAFVVHSFVLLAQAITLSTCIIAHNNALLALLVSNNFAEIKSNVFKKVSKENLHNLVYYDIIERFHITAFLLFVLAQNILEAEGPWFDSFLINASYVFMCEVLIDAIKHSFLAKFNEIKPVAYSEFLEDLSKQILNEQPDDRQKDLTFIPLAPACVVIRVLTPVYATLLPAGPFIWRIFWILLWSVLTYFILAIFKILVGLILRCLATWYINLRLTRKQHAD is encoded by the exons ATGTCACTCCGATCCGGCGGCCGCAAGCTctccttcgagctcctctccaGCGGCCTCCCCGCCGACGACGACGTGGACGACGACACGTCCCCGCGCTCCCTCCCCGAGACCTCCTCCGATGGCCAGCGCCGCCGCAGGAGGCGCTCCAGGCGCAAGCAGGGCGGGCTCCAGAGCCCCCCGATCGCGGAGGAGGAGCCGCGCGTGGACGCCCACCCGCCCGCGGCGCTCAGGGTCGCGGATCTGATGCCCGTGGTGGAGAAGGTCTGCCAGACCTCGGACGCGGAGAGGTCCGCGACGAGCTGCGTGGCGTATGTTGGTGTCGAGTTGAGGCAGAGGAACGTGGCCGGGAATGGGAGGGCGGTGACGTTTGCGGAGGACGCGGCTAGCAGCTGCGGAAGCAGCTCGCGTGAaagcgccgcggccgccgccgccgccgccgcggtgccgGATGTGATTGACCCGGCCCGGCGGCCTGAGGCGAACGGTGTCGTGAAGAAACTGGAGAAGGATGAGTCGCTGGACTGGGAaaagtacatcaaggagaacagcAACGTTCTCGGAG AAGTCGAGCGCCGTGACAATTCACCATTCAGATACTTCATTGGAGAAATGTATAGCGGCAATTCGCTTAGGAGTACAATTGCAGTGGGTAATGACAAGAAGCGACAGCGGGTCTACAACACTATGTTTCATGTGCCTTGGAGATGTGAACGG CTAATTGTCGCAGGATTCTTTGTCTGCCTTGATTCCTTTCTGTCTTTGCTCACCATTATGCCTGCAAGAATTGTGATGACAGTTTGGCGAATTCTGAAAACCAG GCAGTTTCTTCGGCCAAATGCTGCTGATTTATCAGATTATGGATGTTTTGTAGTTCTAGCCCTAGGAGTTGCTTCTTTGCAAATGATAG ATATTAGTTTGATTTACCATGTCATTCGTGGCCAGGGCACGATCAAGCTCTATGTGGTATACAACGTACTAGAG ATCTTTGACAAACTATGTCAATCATTTGGCGAGGATGTGTTGCAAGTTTTGTTCAACTCAGCTGAGGGACTGTCAACGTGTTCAACTGACAGGGTCACATTCGAACTGTTGCGGTTCCTTTTGGATGGGGCTATTGCTGTCCTCGCATTTG TTGTGCATTCATTTGTCCTCTTAGCCCAAGCTATCACCCTGTCAACATGTATTATTGCCCATAACAATGCACTATTGGCTCTTTTGGTGTCCAATAATTTTGCCGAGATTAAAAGCAATGTATTTAAGAAAGTTAGCAAAGAGAACCTTCACAATCTGGTTTACTATG ATATCATTGAGAGGTTTCATATCACAGCATTTTTACTGTTTGTACTAGCTCAAAATATCTTGGAAGCAGAGGGGCCATGGTTTGACAGTTTTCTTATT AATGCTTCCTATGTATTTATGTGTGAAGTGCTTATTGATGCTATCAAGCATTCATTCCTTGCAAAATTTAATGAGATAAAGCCAGTTGCTTATTCAGAGTTTCTGGAAGACTTATCCAAGCAG ATATTGAATGAGCAACCTGATGACCGTCAGAAAGATCTAACATTCATCCCCCTTGCCCCTGCTTGTGTG GTAATTCGTGTGCTGACTCCAGTGTATGCCACCCTGCTTCCTGCTGGGCCGTTTATCTGGAGAATATTCTGGATTTTGCTCTGGTCAGTTCTGACCTATTTTATCCTCGCCATCTTCAAGATACTTGTGGGATTGATACTGCGTTGCCTCGCGACTTGGTATATCAATCTACGTCTCACAAGAAAACAACATGCGGACTGA